The following are encoded in a window of Bacillus sp. SORGH_AS_0510 genomic DNA:
- a CDS encoding amino acid ABC transporter ATP-binding protein, translating into MIEVRNLKKSFGSNEVLKDINVTVKPQEVVVVIGPSGSGKSTFLRCLNMLESITGGHVYIEGVDLTDKQTDINKVRTEVGMVFQQFNLFPHKKVIENIMLAPMKVRNVPAEIARKKGLELLRKVGLEDKAEAYPDSLSGGQKQRVAIARALAMEPKIMLFDEPTSALDPEMVGEVLEVMKQLAKEGMTMVVVTHEMGFAKEVGDRVIFMDGGLVVEENIPVDLFENPQEERTKAFLSKVL; encoded by the coding sequence ATGATTGAAGTAAGAAATTTGAAAAAGTCATTTGGAAGTAATGAAGTTCTCAAGGATATTAATGTTACGGTTAAGCCGCAAGAGGTTGTAGTAGTCATTGGACCTTCAGGTTCTGGTAAATCTACTTTCCTGCGTTGCCTTAACATGCTTGAATCGATCACGGGCGGTCATGTATATATTGAAGGGGTGGATTTAACGGACAAGCAGACAGATATCAATAAGGTCCGAACAGAAGTAGGCATGGTTTTCCAACAGTTCAACCTATTTCCTCATAAAAAGGTGATTGAAAATATTATGCTTGCACCTATGAAGGTAAGGAATGTACCAGCGGAAATAGCACGAAAAAAAGGCTTAGAGCTGTTACGAAAAGTAGGGTTGGAGGACAAGGCTGAAGCCTACCCTGATTCTTTGTCAGGTGGGCAAAAGCAACGTGTTGCTATCGCGAGGGCGTTAGCCATGGAACCAAAGATCATGCTGTTTGATGAACCGACTTCTGCCCTTGATCCAGAAATGGTTGGTGAGGTGCTAGAGGTTATGAAACAACTTGCAAAAGAGGGTATGACCATGGTAGTGGTTACACATGAAATGGGCTTTGCCAAAGAAGTTGGGGATCGGGTTATTTTCATGGACGGCGGTCTCGTTGTCGAAGAAAATATTCCGGTTGATTTATTCGAAAATCCACAGGAAGAACGTACGAAGGCATTTTTAAGTAAGGTATTATAA
- a CDS encoding amino acid ABC transporter permease, which yields MDFRWDILAEYAPFFLKGTLLTIGLSIASIIIGTVLGLLIGLGKMMRNKLLALPFSIYITFFRGTPLLVQILLIHFAVVPLFTGSTNAIAAAILTLSLNAAAYIAEIFRAGIQSIDRGQMEAARSLGMTHVQSMWNIILPQAFKRMIPPLGNEFIVLIKESSLAALIAAPELMYWGRAMQGQYFRVWEPYITAAVIYLVLTLSLSFLLSRLERRLATE from the coding sequence ATGGATTTTCGTTGGGATATTTTAGCGGAGTACGCTCCGTTCTTTTTAAAAGGAACGTTACTAACCATTGGACTTTCAATCGCCAGTATAATAATTGGAACGGTATTGGGGTTATTAATTGGTTTAGGAAAAATGATGAGGAACAAGCTCTTAGCTTTACCATTTAGTATTTATATTACCTTTTTTAGAGGTACACCCTTACTCGTGCAAATTCTACTAATTCATTTTGCGGTAGTACCTTTATTCACCGGGAGTACAAACGCTATCGCGGCTGCCATTCTAACACTATCGTTAAATGCTGCTGCCTATATAGCTGAGATTTTCCGAGCTGGAATTCAGTCCATTGATCGAGGACAAATGGAAGCAGCCCGTTCATTAGGGATGACTCATGTTCAATCTATGTGGAATATCATCTTACCGCAAGCATTTAAACGAATGATTCCTCCATTAGGAAATGAATTTATTGTTCTTATTAAAGAGTCGTCATTGGCTGCGCTAATTGCCGCTCCTGAATTAATGTATTGGGGACGAGCCATGCAGGGTCAGTATTTCCGGGTTTGGGAACCGTATATCACTGCCGCTGTAATTTATCTCGTATTAACTCTCTCCTTAAGCTTCCTGTTATCACGTCTTGAAAGGAGGTTGGCAACAGAATGA
- a CDS encoding basic amino acid ABC transporter substrate-binding protein, with the protein MKKLKLASTVFMVALLLLLSACGTSKTGGDGGKTLRVVTDAAYAPFEYQDKGEVVGFDIDFINAVAKEAGLKIKVEHVGWDPLFVELDKKTADLGISAITINDERKQSYDFTVPYFLSTNKILVPQGSDIKSAEDLKNGKTVAVQNATTGQEAVEGLLGKNNEKIKKFENNNLAILELKSGGADAVVADNTVVEQYVKNNPKDNFVVIEDSGAFAKEFYGLMMPKGSKLKADLDKAIKEVIDNGTYAKIYKKWFKVEPDTKILKDQQ; encoded by the coding sequence ATGAAGAAATTAAAGTTAGCTTCAACGGTTTTCATGGTGGCATTACTCTTGCTTCTATCAGCCTGTGGGACAAGTAAAACAGGCGGCGATGGAGGAAAAACATTAAGAGTCGTTACCGACGCTGCATACGCACCATTTGAATACCAGGATAAAGGAGAAGTAGTAGGGTTCGATATTGATTTCATTAACGCGGTAGCTAAAGAAGCAGGTCTTAAAATTAAGGTTGAACATGTAGGCTGGGATCCATTATTTGTGGAACTGGACAAGAAAACTGCTGACCTAGGTATCTCTGCTATTACGATTAATGATGAACGTAAGCAATCATATGACTTTACTGTGCCATATTTCTTATCTACTAATAAAATCCTCGTCCCTCAAGGCAGCGATATCAAGAGTGCTGAAGATTTAAAGAATGGTAAAACAGTTGCTGTTCAAAATGCAACAACAGGTCAAGAAGCTGTCGAAGGTCTTCTTGGTAAAAACAATGAGAAAATTAAAAAATTCGAAAACAACAATCTAGCAATCCTTGAATTAAAGAGCGGCGGAGCAGATGCAGTTGTTGCGGATAATACCGTTGTTGAACAATATGTGAAAAATAATCCAAAAGATAATTTCGTAGTTATTGAAGATTCAGGTGCATTTGCAAAAGAATTCTACGGACTTATGATGCCAAAAGGTAGCAAGTTGAAAGCAGACCTTGATAAAGCCATTAAAGAAGTAATTGATAACGGAACATACGCAAAGATTTACAAGAAGTGGTTTAAGGTAGAACCAGATACTAAAATTTTAAAAGATCAACAATAA
- a CDS encoding MerR family transcriptional regulator, whose product MGKDLSYKDKKVITIGIVRDLTGLSERQIRYYEERKLIFPERSAGGSRKFSFSDVELLMEIANKIEDGIQTHEIRKEMLREQKKVNQDAIRRKMIQGQLNAQFGIRKN is encoded by the coding sequence ATGGGAAAAGATTTATCTTATAAAGATAAGAAGGTAATCACAATCGGTATTGTTAGAGATCTAACCGGTCTTTCAGAGAGACAAATAAGATATTACGAAGAGCGGAAACTTATTTTTCCAGAAAGATCAGCAGGCGGCAGTAGAAAATTTTCTTTTTCCGACGTGGAATTACTGATGGAGATTGCCAATAAAATCGAAGATGGGATTCAAACACACGAAATCAGAAAAGAAATGCTCCGCGAACAAAAGAAAGTCAACCAGGATGCCATTCGTCGAAAGATGATCCAAGGGCAACTGAATGCTCAATTTGGGATTCGAAAAAATTAA
- a CDS encoding ammonium transporter, whose protein sequence is MDTLFLMNSLWVMVSAVLVILMIGGFILLETGSTRMKNAGHIAGKTILTFGISSIVFWAVGYGLIFGKGNPIIGFSDFLYSGYDIKGLSLSGAVFFLFQLAFAGISLTIAFGGFAERAKLSAYLVFSVLFSVIVYPPIAHWIWGGGWLAEHGKQDFAGSTVVHLTGAMAALAATILLKPRIGKFNKDGSANNLSGHNQVFTALSVLLLWVGWFGFNAGSTLSVDKGFFGFVAINTNLAAAAGTVAAMIISWMVLGKADVPMMLNGALAGLVAITASCAFVDTWAAVLIGFISGILVFYSIRFFESKGIDDPIAALSVHGTAGVWGTLSTGFFATKELATVGKPGLFYGGGFHQLGVQALGVFTCAAFAFLISFVLLALMKKFMNGLRVTEEEEIIGLDMSEHGSYGYPELLSNDQKLKAQ, encoded by the coding sequence ATGGATACTTTATTTTTAATGAACAGTTTATGGGTAATGGTTAGTGCTGTGCTCGTTATTTTAATGATCGGGGGGTTCATCCTTCTCGAGACCGGCTCAACTAGAATGAAGAACGCAGGACATATCGCTGGAAAAACGATCCTTACCTTTGGAATAAGCTCCATTGTGTTCTGGGCAGTAGGTTATGGATTGATTTTCGGTAAAGGAAATCCTATCATCGGCTTTTCCGACTTCTTATATTCGGGCTATGATATCAAAGGTTTATCACTCTCTGGTGCTGTATTCTTTTTATTTCAATTAGCTTTTGCAGGAATTTCACTAACGATCGCTTTCGGAGGATTTGCGGAACGTGCGAAGTTGAGTGCCTACCTCGTATTCTCTGTCCTTTTCTCGGTCATTGTCTATCCTCCTATCGCTCATTGGATCTGGGGCGGCGGTTGGTTAGCTGAACATGGAAAACAGGATTTTGCTGGTTCGACTGTTGTTCATTTAACCGGTGCTATGGCAGCTCTTGCTGCTACTATTCTTTTAAAACCACGTATTGGGAAGTTTAATAAAGACGGTTCTGCCAATAACCTTTCGGGTCATAATCAAGTGTTCACTGCATTAAGCGTATTACTTTTATGGGTAGGTTGGTTCGGTTTTAACGCAGGTAGTACCCTATCCGTCGACAAAGGATTTTTCGGGTTCGTTGCCATTAATACCAATCTAGCTGCGGCGGCTGGAACAGTAGCTGCTATGATTATTTCCTGGATGGTCTTAGGAAAAGCGGATGTACCGATGATGTTAAACGGGGCTTTGGCAGGTTTGGTGGCTATAACTGCTTCCTGTGCATTTGTTGATACATGGGCAGCTGTTCTGATCGGTTTTATTTCCGGTATTCTCGTATTCTATAGTATTCGTTTCTTCGAAAGCAAGGGAATTGATGATCCAATTGCTGCTTTATCTGTTCATGGAACAGCAGGGGTTTGGGGCACCTTATCCACTGGATTTTTCGCAACAAAAGAATTAGCAACGGTTGGAAAGCCAGGTTTATTTTACGGAGGAGGCTTCCACCAGTTAGGCGTTCAAGCACTAGGTGTATTCACTTGCGCGGCATTTGCCTTCCTTATATCGTTTGTTTTATTAGCACTTATGAAAAAGTTTATGAATGGACTGCGTGTAACCGAAGAGGAAGAAATCATCGGACTCGATATGAGCGAACATGGCAGCTATGGATATCCTGAGTTACTATCAAATGATCAAAAACTTAAAGCACAATAA